From the genome of Actinomycetes bacterium:
CGATCTCGGAGACGAAGAACGGGTTGCCGCCGGTGACGGCGTGGACCTCGTCGGCGGCCAGGCCGGTGCCGGTGGTCATCCGCTGGACCGCGGAGGTGGACAGCGGCTCGAGGGCGAGGTGCGTGACAGGTGCTCGCAGCGAGCCGAGCAGCCGTCGCATCGCGTGACCCGGCCCGATCTCCTCGTCGCGGTAGGTGAGCAGGACGACCGCGGGCAGCGCCGGCGCCTGCCGCACGAGCAGCCGCAGCAGGTCCACGGTCGCGTCGTCGGCCCAGTGCACGTCCTCGACGGCGACCACCGGCGGCCCGGCAGTCGACACCACCTCCCGAAGGCGGGCCAGCACGGTGCCGGCGTCGAAGGCCGGGTCGACCACGTCGACCAGCGGCCCGCCGGAGGGCAGGCGCATGTCGCGGAAGGGCCCGAGTGCCCGAGGTGTGCTCAGGTCCTCGCAGCTGGCGAGCAGCACGACGACGTCGGCGCCGGCATCCTCGGTGGCCCGTCGGACCAGCGTGGTCTTCCCGAGCCCGGCCGCCCCACTGACGCAGACGACTCCGCCCCGGCCCGCCAGCAGGTCGTCCACGGCCCCGGCGAGCCGGAGGAGCTCGTCGTCCCGCTCCAGGACCGACGGACGGATCCCGAGGACCGGCCGACCCGGCCGGGCGCCGGTTGCCGGGCGCGGACGTGCCGGCGTCGCGGCGGTCGTCACCGGCTCGGCGACGTCGGCGACGTCGGCGACGAAGCGGTAGCCGCGACCGTGCACCGTGCGGATCACCTGCTGGTCACGACCGTTGTCGTCGAGGACGGCGCGGGCCGCCCGGATCCGGCTGGTCAGCGCGGACTCGCTGACGTAGCGGTTGCCCCAGACCTGGTCGAGCAGCTCCTCCTTGGGGACCAGGCGGTCGCGGTGCCGGGCCAGGTGGGCCAGGACCTCGAAGACCTGCGGCTCGAGGTGCCGCCGGACCCCGTCCTTGCGCACCTCGAAGCGATCGAGGTCGATCTCGAAGGCGCCGAAGAGCAGCCTCATGGTCGCGAGTGTGGCAGCCGGCGGACGCGTCGGACGAGGGCTGCGACGGCGCGACCGCGGCGGGCACGATAATTCGACGGGTGACGGCGGACGTGCGACGGGTGGCCGGCGACCTGAGCGCTCTCGGCGACTACGTCGACCTCACCGACGTCGAGCTGCGGCGCCGGAAGGAGCCGGCCGAGGGCCTGTTCGTCGCCGAGGGGGAGAAGGTCATCCGGCGCGCCGTCGCGGCCGGCCACCCGGTGCGCTCGCTGCTGCTCGAGGAGAAGTGGCTGCCGGCGCTCTCGGACCTGCTCGACCAGGTCGACGCCCCGGTGTACGTCGCCGAGCCGGACACGCTACGCCGGGTCACCGGCTACTCCGTCCACCGCGGTGCCCTGGCCGCGATGTCCCGGCTGCCCCTCCCGCCGCCGCTCGACCTGGCCCGGTCGGCTCGCACCGTGGCCGTCCTGGAGGACCTGGTCGACCACACCAACGTCGGTGCGGTCTTCCGCAGCGCCGCCGGGCTCGGGGTCGACGCGGTCCTGGTCGGCCCCCGGTGCGCCGACCCGCTCTACCGGCGGTCGGTGAAGGTGTCGATGGGTGCCGTCTTCTCGGTGCCCTGGTCACGCCTCGACGCGTGGCCGGCTGCGCTGTCGGACGTACGGGCGTCCGGGCACACGCTGCTCGCGCTGACGCCGGCGGCGGACGCGACGGCGATCGGTGACCTGCCGCCGGCCGTGACCGACCGGTACGCACTGCTGGTCGGCTCCGAAGGACCCGGGCTGTCCCAGGCAGCACTCGACGCCGCCGACCACCGGGTGCGGATCCCGATGTCCGGCGGCGTCGACTCGCTCAACGCTGCGGCGGCCTCGGCCGTCGCGTTCTACGCCCTGTCGCAGCGCCAGGCTCAGAGCCGGCGGTAGCGCGCCTCCGCGACGCAGTAGGCGCCGAAGCAGATCAGGCCCAGCGCGGCGAGGACCAGCAGGAACTGGCCGAACGGCGCACCGGCGATGCTCTTGAGCGCGACGTCGAAGCCGCTGGCCTTGTCGGGCTGGTAGTCCATGGCCGCCTTGCAGACGAAGATGCCGACGAGGCCGAAGACCACACCGCGTGCCACGTATCCGACCTGGCCCAGGCGGCGGACGGCCTTGAAGGTCGTGGGACTCATCCGGCCGGTGTCGAGGTGCTTCTCGAAGTCGGTCTTGAGCCCGCGGACCGTGAGGCCGATCGCGATCGCGATGACGACCAGGCCGGCGACGAAGACGATGGTCTGCCCGCCGGGCCACTTCAGGACGGTGGCGGTGATGTCGGCGCTGGTGCTGCCGCCGGAGGACCCCGCCGTGACGGTGCGGAAGGCGAGGACGCCGAAGCCGAGGTAGATCAGGCCGTTGGCGAGCGAGCCGAGGCGCTTGACGGTGCGCTTCTTCTCGTCGGTCTCGTCACGGCGGCCCCAGGCCGCCTCGGAGAACCGCCAGATCGCGTAGCCGACGAACCCGAGCACCATCAGCCAGAGAACGATGCTGCCGCCGGGCTTCTCGGCGACGGACTGCAGGGCCCCCTGCTGGTCGGTCTGCTCAGAGTCGCCGAACGCGACCTGGATCGCGAGCGCCCCGATGAGGGCGTAGACCAGGCCCTTGGCCAGGAACCCGATGCGGGCTGCCTTGTTGAAGGCGTCACTGTTGGCGGCCTGGTGCGCAGCGCCGCGGGCGCTCGTGGCACCCGGGGTCAGGTTGGTCGTCATGGCGTCTCCTCGTGGCAGGGCGTGCCATGGCTCTACCCCACGATCGGCGCGGCGAAGCCTAGGATCGACCGGTGACCACGCGCCGGAGCACACTGCGGGCCGCGGCCGTGCTCGGTGCCGCGGCCCTGCTCGCCGGCTGCGCTGCGGCGCCGGTGGAGTCGGGAGCCGAGGCGCTTCCGGTGCGTCAGTCCGCGGCATCGACCCACAGCCACGCGCCGGGCACCGCGCCGCACAGCCACGGCACCGCCTCGACGGACGGCGCGGCGACCCCGACGGTCGCGCCGGGCGCGCCGGTCGCCCTGCGGCCGGGGGAGCGCCGGGTCACCTTGAAGCTGCCCGGCGGCCCCTACCGGCCCAGCGCCCCCGGGGCCGGCCGAGACGACTACCGCTGCTTCCTCATCGACCCGGGCCTGACCGAGGGCGCCTTCGTCACCGGGTCTGACGTGCTGCCCGGCAACAGCTCCGTCGTCCACCACGCGATCCTGTTCGCGGTGCCGCCGGGTCAGGTGGCGGCGGCCCAGCGCCAGGACGCCGACGCCGCGGGCGACGGGTGGAGCTGCTTCGGCGGGTCCGCCCTGCAGCAGGCCGGCGACGACCCGGTGCGCAACCTCGACCGGGCACCCTGGCTGGCCGCCTGGGCACCCGGCGGCGGAGAGACGGTGATGCGGCAGCGCACCGGGCGCTTCCTCCCGGCGGGCAGCCAAGTCGTGCTCCAGCTGCACTACAACCTGCGGGCCGCCGGCGACGACGCGTCCACCTTCGCCGACGACACCGCTGTCGCCCTGCGACTGATGCCCGGCAGCGCCGACCTCCGGCCGCTGCGCACCATGCTGCTCGTCGCCCCGGTGGAGCTGCCGTGCACCGACGAGGAGTCCGGCCCGCTGTGCGGCCGGTCGGCGTCGATGGTCGACCTCGCCTCGCGGATCGGGCCGTCTGCCGGGCGGACCGTGGCCGGATTGGCCCTGCTCTGCTCCCGGGCGGGCCGCCCCATCCGGCCAGGCACCCGGCAGAGCTGCGACCGCACGGCGCCTCAGGACATGGTGGTGCGCGCGGTCGCGGGGCACATGCACCTGCTCGGCCGGTCGATCTCGGTCGACCTCGACCCCGGCACGTCGCGCGAGCAGCGGCTGCTGGACCGCGAGGTGTGGGACTTCGACGACCAGGCCGCCACCCCTCTGGACCGTCCGGTCCCGGTCCGGGCCGGCGACACTCTGCGGGTCACCTGCACCCACGACGCGGCCCTGCGTTCGATGATCCCCGAGCTGGCCGACGAGCAGCCCAGGTACGTGACCTGGGGCGAGGGCACCTCCGACGAGATGTGCCTCGGGATCGTCCAGTACACCGACTCCTGACTCCCGCACCCCCGGCACGCGCGGCAAGGACTTCCCCAGTCGGTGCAGCCCTCGCGCTGTGATGTGGCGGCATCGAGCGACGAACCGTCACCCTACGTACGGGGTGGAGAACCACCGTGCGCTGTTCGTCTCAGGTGTCACGGCCATATCACCGGCCACTTCTGCAGACGCACCGCGAGAGCTCGGGTTCGAGTTTTCCCCTGCTGGCAACGGGGATCGCCGGAGTGTCCAGCAGTGAGAGTCGAAAGGAGATCCCTATGACTAACACCGACATCTGGACCTACGGGTCGGGCGACTGGTCGTCGATGGACGTCGCCGGCTACAAGGTGGAGGCCACCGACGGCGACATCGGCAAGGTCGACGACGCGTCGTACGAGGTCGGGGCCGGCTACATCGTCGTGGACACCGGGCCATGGATTCTCGGCAAGAAGGTCATGCTGCCGGCCGGTGTGATCAGCCGGGTCGACGTCAGCGACAAGAAGGTCCACGTGGACCGGACGAAGAGCGAG
Proteins encoded in this window:
- a CDS encoding RNA methyltransferase; translated protein: MTADVRRVAGDLSALGDYVDLTDVELRRRKEPAEGLFVAEGEKVIRRAVAAGHPVRSLLLEEKWLPALSDLLDQVDAPVYVAEPDTLRRVTGYSVHRGALAAMSRLPLPPPLDLARSARTVAVLEDLVDHTNVGAVFRSAAGLGVDAVLVGPRCADPLYRRSVKVSMGAVFSVPWSRLDAWPAALSDVRASGHTLLALTPAADATAIGDLPPAVTDRYALLVGSEGPGLSQAALDAADHRVRIPMSGGVDSLNAAAASAVAFYALSQRQAQSRR
- a CDS encoding DUF1206 domain-containing protein is translated as MTTNLTPGATSARGAAHQAANSDAFNKAARIGFLAKGLVYALIGALAIQVAFGDSEQTDQQGALQSVAEKPGGSIVLWLMVLGFVGYAIWRFSEAAWGRRDETDEKKRTVKRLGSLANGLIYLGFGVLAFRTVTAGSSGGSTSADITATVLKWPGGQTIVFVAGLVVIAIAIGLTVRGLKTDFEKHLDTGRMSPTTFKAVRRLGQVGYVARGVVFGLVGIFVCKAAMDYQPDKASGFDVALKSIAGAPFGQFLLVLAALGLICFGAYCVAEARYRRL
- a CDS encoding monooxygenase, with protein sequence MTTRRSTLRAAAVLGAAALLAGCAAAPVESGAEALPVRQSAASTHSHAPGTAPHSHGTASTDGAATPTVAPGAPVALRPGERRVTLKLPGGPYRPSAPGAGRDDYRCFLIDPGLTEGAFVTGSDVLPGNSSVVHHAILFAVPPGQVAAAQRQDADAAGDGWSCFGGSALQQAGDDPVRNLDRAPWLAAWAPGGGETVMRQRTGRFLPAGSQVVLQLHYNLRAAGDDASTFADDTAVALRLMPGSADLRPLRTMLLVAPVELPCTDEESGPLCGRSASMVDLASRIGPSAGRTVAGLALLCSRAGRPIRPGTRQSCDRTAPQDMVVRAVAGHMHLLGRSISVDLDPGTSREQRLLDREVWDFDDQAATPLDRPVPVRAGDTLRVTCTHDAALRSMIPELADEQPRYVTWGEGTSDEMCLGIVQYTDS
- a CDS encoding PRC-barrel domain-containing protein codes for the protein MTNTDIWTYGSGDWSSMDVAGYKVEATDGDIGKVDDASYEVGAGYIVVDTGPWILGKKVMLPAGVISRVDVSDKKVHVDRTKSEIKSAPEFDEKAYKERDYRDSLGGYYGTRRPL